AGCCTGATGCCCTACCCCCAGCAGGTTCGCATTGTCGAAGTGGGAGCCCGGGACGGCCTGCAAAACGAAGCCGTGCAGGTGGCCCTCGAGGACAAAAAACAGCTGATTGAGATGCTGGTGGGGGCCGGCCTTCGCCATGTGGAAGTGGGCAGCTTTGTGTCTCCCAAATGGGTGCCGCAGATGGCCGACACCGCCGCCCTGTTCGCCGCCCTGGCCCGCAAGGAAGGGGTGGTCTATTCGGCCCTGACCCCCAACCTCAAGGGCCTGGAAGGGGCCCTGGCCGCCGGGGCCGACGAAGTGGCGGTGTTCGGCGCCGCTTCCGAGACCTTCAGCCAGGCCAACATCAACTGCTCCATCGACGAGAGTCTGGCCCGCTTTGCCCCTGTGGCCAGCCAGGCCAAGGCCAAGGGCCTGCGGGTACGCGGCTATGTGTCCTGCGTGCTGGGCTGCCCCTACGAGGGGGACATA
This DNA window, taken from Gallaecimonas xiamenensis 3-C-1, encodes the following:
- a CDS encoding hydroxymethylglutaryl-CoA lyase, with protein sequence MPYPQQVRIVEVGARDGLQNEAVQVALEDKKQLIEMLVGAGLRHVEVGSFVSPKWVPQMADTAALFAALARKEGVVYSALTPNLKGLEGALAAGADEVAVFGAASETFSQANINCSIDESLARFAPVASQAKAKGLRVRGYVSCVLGCPYEGDIDPAQVTRVAKALLAMGCDEISLGDTIGVGTPVKTQQLIDAVAQQVPLSKLAVHFHDTYGMAIANIHQALAMGVSVVDSAVAGLGGCPYAKGASGNVATEDLVYLLNGLGIAHGVDLARLCEAGRFISDKLGRPPVSKVAQAMMGREKACLMTHL